The DNA region CCAGTCGATCCACTTGGGAAGCCCCAGCAGCTTGGTGACTATGATGAAGAGCAGGGGGTCATTGAACTGTATGCCCGCGCTTGCGGCAGACACCGCGCTGGGTGCCGCCGGTGTAGCAAAGACCAGACCCACTATCGCCGCGGGCAAAGCGAATGCGAAGCCGGCTAACGGTCCGGCGATTCCTATGTCAAACAGTGCGCGGCGCGATCTGATTGGTTCCTTGATTTTGATGACCGCGCCGAATGTGCCGAACAAAGTTATGGTCGGAGGAGCGGGGATGAAAAACGGCAAGGTGGCACGAATACCGTAGTGGCGGCACGCGAAATAATGCCCGAGTTCGTGCGCGCCCAGAATAGTCAGCAGCGTGAATGTGAACAGAAGCCCCTTCAGCAGCGGATCGAGATTCCCAATGGCGGTTTCTTTCAGGACTGCCAGGACGGGAGCGAGCAGCGAGCCGATGACCGTGGGATCATCCTGCACCTGAACAGCGAACGCCGCCCCGGTCAGGGTAGTGCTGATGGCCGTTGTCACGAGCAATGCGGTGTGGAGCAGCACGCGAGACGGCGATAACTCGATCTCGCGTGTTTGGACTGAAGGTGGCGCAGATTGAAACTCAGTGAAGAGGTATGGCTGCTCTGTGTTCTCCACGGATTTAGAATACAACCCTGGAACAGTTAACTGTCAACCATCACGATTGGAGTTCTTTCCCGGGCTTAAACCTGATCGTCTTGCCGGGCGGAATGTCGGTGACCTCTCCCGTTCGAGGATTGCGCCCAACGCCGCGCTTACGAGGCTTAACGACGAAGACGCCGAACCCGCGCAACTCGATTCGCTCGCCGCGTTGCAGAGCTTTCTTCATTGCATCGAACAACGACTCGACCGCCACTTCGGCTTTGATCTTAGGAACGCCAGTCCTGTCGGCAACCTGATTCACTATATCAAGCTTGATCACTTTGGCCTCCCGCTCACGACTTTGTTTGAAACACTGAGAGTCCGATTTAGTAGGGCTGCATTATAGGAGCCGACCAATGGGGTGTCAACGAAAAGATGATGCGCTCGCGGATGTGTTTTGAGCGGCGCACGAAAGCGAAGCAAATCGGTATGAACATCACTGCGACAGCTTCGCTGACCGGCGCTGCTTTGATAGACTGTGACCCGACGCCGGGCGGATTGCGATCGCCCATTCTACGATCACCCAGTTGAGGATCAACGATGGCTATGTCCGAAAGCAAAATTGAAGAGAAACCGCCCACTGACGGATTGAAGAAGCTGGCGGAGAAGAACGCGGCCGCTTTCGCCGGCGGTGGTAGCGAGCGTATCGAGCGCCAACATGCCTCCGGGAAGATGACCGCTCGCGAACGTATCGAGTTCCTGCTGGACGACGGCACGTTCGAAGAGTTCGATCGCTTAAAGAAGCATAGGAGTCAGGACTTCGGCATGGAGACTCAGCAATACCCAGGCGACGGCGTAATCGCGGGCCACGGACTGATCGGCGGCCGCAGGGTTTTTGTCTTTGCCCAGGACTTCACAGTCTTCGGGGGCTCGCTCTCCGAGACCAACGCCGAAAAAATTTGCAAGGTAATGGATATGGCGATGAAAGTCGGAGCGCCGGTAATCGGTATGAATGATTCGGGCGGCGCCCGTATACAGGAAGGAGTGGTTTCGCTCGGCGGCTACGCCGACATCTTTTTGCGCAACACTCTCGCTTCGGGAGTCGTGCCTCAAATCTCGGCGATCATGGGACCGTGCGCGGGCGGGGCGGTGTACTCGCCGGCAATCACCGACTTCAACATCATGGTGAAGAAAAGCTCCTATATGTTCATCACCGGCCCCGACGTCCTAAAGACGGTGACGCACGAAGAGGTGAGCAAGGAAGAATTGGGCGGCGCGATGACTCACAACTCGGTTTCGGGCGTAGCTCACTTCGCCGCTGAAAACGACGAGGAGTGCTTGCGGACCATTTGCGAGTTGCTCTCGTTCATTCCGTCCAATAACCTCGAGGACCCGCCTCGCATCGCAACCACAGACCCGGTCGATCGTGCCGACGAGCGGCTAAACCGGATCGTGCCCGAAGCGCCAAATGTGCCTTACGACATCCGCGACATCATTCATCTGGTGGTTGACGACGGCTATCTGTTTGAAGTGCATGAGCACTATGCGAAAAATATCGTCGTAGGATTCGCGCGGCTCGATGGCCGGCCCGTTGGGATCGTCGCCAACCAGCCGGCGCACCTGGCCGGCGTGCTGGATATAGACGCTTCAATCAAGGCTGCGAGGTTCGTCCGCTTCTGCGACTGCTTCAACATCCCGCTGATCACGTTCGAGGACGTTCCAGGTTTTCTGCCGGGCGTGCAGCAAGAGCACGGCGGGATCATCCGTCACGGCGCGAAGCTGCTGTTTGCGTTCGCTGAAGCGACCGTGCCGAAGATCACCCTGATAACTCGCAAGGCCTATGGCGGAGCGTATTGCGTGATGGCAAGCAAGCACATCCGCGCCGACGTCAACTTCGCCTATCCAACGGCCGAGATCGCGGTGATGGGGGCAGAGGGCGCGGTCGGTATTTTATACCGCCGCGAGATCGCTCAGGCTGAGAACCCCGAGGTAGAAGCAAAGCGTCGCGCCGACGAGTTTCGCGAGAAGTTCGCATCGCCTTACGTGGCAGCCGAACGCGGCTTTATAGACGAAGTCATCGAGCCGAGAGTGACCCGGCTTAAACTTATTCGCGCTCTGGAGATGCTGGATACCAAACGGGATCAGAACCCTCCGAAGAAGCACGGAAATATTCCTCTTTAGTCATTGGTCACTGGTCACTACTCCATAGTTGACCAATGACTAATGACGACTGTACTAGTATAATCGGCGGAGCGCCGAAGGGTGATGCTATGAAAGAATGTCCAACCTGCCGCCGTTTTTTTCCAGATCAGAATACCTTCTGCAGTTTCGACGGGCTGAAGCTTATTCGCTCCGTTCAGAACACAGACGAGCTTCAGCAGGGCGAGGGTCAACGGCAGATTCCGCCTCCGCCGAAGCCGGTGCCGTTGCGGCTCACGATAATTGATCAGAGCGATGAGGGACATCGCTCGCGCGTAATAGATGGGCTCGGCCTCGATTTCGGCAAACAGGGCATGCGCATACAGACGGGCACGATCGAGACCGGACAGCTTCATATCATTCGCGACCACACAGTCGCGTTCAAGAACAAGCTTGAAGTCGAAGTTGATTTGCCAAACGGTACGGTCCGGTACACAGGATTTGCCGCGTGGTACAGACCCGAAGCGGAAGGGCTGTTTTGGGTCGTCGGCGTTTACATACGAGACATGGCTGCAGCAGACCGTCAGGCTTACGACGAATACTTGAAAATGCTTTCTCGGGACACCGGCAACCAGAAGGCGCCGGCATAGTTTTCGCAGCGCTGACTCGACTTCGACCTCTCCGGGGGGATGAAAAAGCGCGCGGATTATTATTATGAAACCGCGAGCAGCGCCGAGATCGTTAACCCGTTGTCAGCCCGATTCGATTTGAATCGTCAGAGTGGAAAGTTCTGACAACATTCGGGGGGATTCTCAATGAGCAGTGACACAGCAGAGGGACGCAACTGGATCGAGCGATTGAGCAGCAAGATACCCGGCTACAGCGGCTACGTTGACCGCGAGCGCCGGCGCGACATCGATAAGCTTCACCGTGAGCATCTGGCAGACCGATTGCGCGCTCTCAAGGCGCCGCTGACGGACCTGATGCGTGAGTTGACCGGCAGCGGACGGCTGTTTGAGGTCGGGCCTGTCGATGCCGCGATAAAGAAACTTGATCACCTTGAAAACCGAGTGAGGTTTGCCAGCTATGGCTATGCGGGCTTCTTCGATGTTGTGAAGATCGAGCAACAACAATTGGACGCGATTTACCAGTTCGATCTCGCGCTGGTCGAGCGCGTTGACAAAATTGAAGCGAAGCTATCAGAGTTGAGCCCCCGAGCTGGAACTCCGGATGGGCTGAAGTCGGCAGTCGCCGAAGTCGCGGCCGAGATCGATCAGACTGGTCGCGCTTTCGACGAACGCTACAAAGCAATTAACAACTTCGCGGAAGGCCAGCCTCCGGGCAAACCGCTGTTCAGTTAGTTAAGGGTTCAGAGTTCAGAGTTCCGGGTTCTGGTTGGGAAATTCGCTGGCGAGCCTAAAGACGAGAAACCAGAAACTAGAAACCACAAACCTCTGCACCAGGAACCCTGAACCCTGAACCCGAAACCCGGAACCGCTTTTAAGCCGATGGCAGAAAACTGTAAAAACTGTGGGTTGGAGTTATTCGTCGGCCAGCGATTCTGTCGCGCTTGCGGCGCATCGACCGAAGAGCTATCCGACGAGCATGCACCCACCCGCAGGATGCCTCCACAACCCGAGGATTGGGGCGCGCGCAGCGCCGCCAGCACTGCCCCAACCTCCCGGCCCGAGACGAGTCCTGTTTATGATCCCGTTGGCTATCAACCGATGGCGCCGGCGATGCACCCTCAAGCTTTCCCGCCATACACCCCGCCGCCTGCGCGCTCGCGCGTGGGGTGGATAATAGCCTTCATCGGCATCGGGCTGTTCGTCGCGGTGGTTTTCGCCGTGATGATGGTCGCGCGCTTTGGGCGCCGCCAGTTAGGCAGCATTCCCGATCGACCTCCGTCGATTCCGGCTGTGCCACAGGGCGACGAGAAGGTCTTGAGCGAAACGAATGCTGACCAGGTCGTGTCTTACGGAAACGAGACCACGCTGGTCAAGACATTTCCGCTCAGGGACGGCGCGCGATTCTCGATTAAGAACGTCAACGGGAGCATTTCTGTCGAGGGCTGGGATCAACCGAAGGCCGAAGTGAAAGTGATAAAGCGCGGCGCCGATCGTGGCGCACAGGTTTTCTTCACCAGTAGCGCGAATAGCGTAACTCTGAGGACTGGAGTGCCCGGCGGCAATGGCGGCAATGGCGGCAACCAGGATATTCGCTACGAGGTGAAGCTCCCTCGCGAGATGGGCCGTGTACAACTCAGCTCGGTCAACGGCTCAATCAAGCTCTCTGAAGTGACCGGCCAGATAAGCGCAGAAAGTGCTAACGGCAATATAGAGCTGACCGATGTTGTCGGGGTGTCAAAGGTTCAAACAACCAACGGGAAGATTATTGCCGTCCTGCAAGAAGCGACGAACGACCCGATGGAGTTCACTGCGGTCAACGGCAAAATAGACTTGACGATCAAATCCGACTTTGACGCCAACCTGGAAGCTTCAACAGTTCACGGCGGCATAGACATTGATGACGAGTTTGGAATCCAGGTGCAAAGGCAAGTCGTGGGTCAACGTGCAAGCGGACAGATCGGGTCAGGGGGCCCGCCCCTCAAGCTTACGACTGTCAACGGCAGCATCAAACTCGCGAAGCAGTGAACTTTCAAGGAGAGCAAAGAATGGCAATTGAAGTCTTACAGTATTTCGACCAAACAGGAACCGAGTTGGTTCATCGCATACCCGAGAGTGGATCCTCGGACATCAAGCTGGGCGCTCAGTTGATCGTGCAGGAGAACCAGGCGGCGGTCTTCTTCCGCGATGGAAAGGCGCTCGATACTTTTGGTCCTGGGCGCCACACGCTCACGACTAACAACATACCACTGCTAACCACGCTTTTGTCGATCCCGTTTGGAGGAAAGTCTCCGTTTCAAGCAAGCGTGTTGTTCGTTGCGCGACACACGTTTCAAGACTTGAAATGGGGAACGAAAGAGCCAATAGCGTTTCGCGATACTGAGCTTCGAATGGTTCGGCTGCGGGCGTTTGGCAAGTACTCGATGCGAATCACCGATCCGCAGTTATTCGCCGGCTCGATCGTCGGCACCCGCGGAATCGTATCGTCCGAGGCGATAGGCTCATTCCTGCGCGACATCGTCGTATCCCGGCTCAACGACCTGCTCGGCGAAAACCTTAAGACCATTTTCGATCTCCCAGCTTATTACGATGAGCTCGCCGCCGGAGTAAAGTCGCGGGTGGCCGATGACTTCTCCAAGCAGGGGCTCGAGCTTGTCGATTTGATCATCTCGGCGATCACTCCGCCCGAGGAAGTTCAAAAGATGATCGACGAGCGCTCGGGGATGGGCGCAATCGGCGATATGACCGCCTACATGCAGTTCAAAGCCGCTCAGGCACTGCCGGACGCGGCGAAACAAGAAGGCGGCGCAGCCGGGCAAGGAATGGGACTCGGGCTCGGGTTGGGCTACGGGCAGATGATGGCCGGAGCGATTGGCGGCGCGCATGCCCAGGGATCGGGCGCGGCCCAGACTCAGACCGTACCGTGCGCGAAATGCGGTACCCAGAATCCAACCGGCGCGAAGTTCTGCTCAAACTGCGGCGCCACACAACAGGCTCCTCAAGCCGCTTCCGTGGAATGTCCCTCCTGCCACGCGCAGGTGCAGGCCGGGACCACATTTTGTGCAAGCTGCGGGACGTCGCTTGCTCCTCAAGCGTGCAAGAACTGCCAGTCGCCGGTTCAGCCCGGATCGAAATTCTGTGCGAGCTGCGGCACACCGGTGTGATGCCCGGGCATCAGGTTCGAGAACCATCGTCGTGAATGAATCGACGGGGACCTGAAGAACAGGTCTTCGAAATTGCGCAACAACGCGGGCCGCGAGGTCGATCCGATCGCGCGGCCCGATTCTTTTGGCGCACCGGCTCGGCAGCCGTTACAATGTGAGTTCACTCAAAAGACAAAGAGATATTTATTCAAGGAGACCACCAATGACAGCTTCACGACAACCAGAAGTGAGCGTTCACGACAAACTCTACGTCAACGGCGGATGGGCCGAGCCCGCAGGCAAGGGAATGCTCGATGTGATCAACTCGACAACCGAAGAAGTGATGGGGCGCGTTCCCGAAGGCTCGCCCGAAGACATCAATCGCGCGGTAGCCGCGGCGCGCGCAGCTTTCGATTCGTGGTCGGCGACTTCAGCGGCCGAGCGCGCCGGCTTCCTCGGGAAGATCTCGGCGGGACTCGCGGCGCGTCAAAACGAGATCGCAGCGATCATCGCCAGCGAAGTCGGCATGCCGCTGCCGCTGGCGACAATGGTTCAAGCCGGAATGCCCGCGATGGTGATGGGCTCCTACGCGAAGCTTCTAGCCGACTACTCGTTCGAGGAGCAGGTCGGCAACTCGCTTGTGGTGAAAGAGCCGGTTGGCGTGGTCGGGTGCATAACGCCGTGGAACTATCCGCTTCATCAAGTCGTGGCGAAGGTCGCGCCCGCGCTTGCCGCCGGATGCACCGTCGTCTTGAAGCCCAGTGAAGTCGCGCCGCTCACCGCCTTCATCCTCGCCGAGATCGTCGACGACGCCGGTCTACCTGCGGGCGTCTTCAACCTCGTCACTGGCCTCGGTCCCGTCGTCGGTGAAGCGCTGGCGTCGCATCCCGACGTCGACATGATTTCGTTCACCGGCTCGACCAGGGCGGGTAAGCGAGTGAGCGAGCTTGCATCCCAGACGGTGAAGCGGGTCGCTCTCGAACTCGGCGGCAAGTCGGCGAACATCATCCTGGACGACGCGGACTTCGAGAAAGCTGTTCGAGGCGGCGTGAGCAATTGCTACTTCAACTCGGGCCAGACCTGTTCCGCTCAGACTCGAATGCTTGTCCCGCGAGAGCGCCACGACGAAGCGGTAGGAATCGCCAAAGAGGCAGCCGAGAGTTTTACGGTCGGCGATCCTCGCGAAGGCAAAGCCAAGCTCGGCCCGCTCGTCTCCGAAGTTCAGCGCGATCGGGTGCGCGGCTACATCAAGAAAGGTTTGGACGAAGGCGCAACTCTTGTCACCGGCGGCCCCGAAGCGCCCGAGGGTTTGGACAAGGGCTATTTCATTCGGCCTACCGTATTCGCGAACGTGAGCAACGATATGACGATCGCACGTGAAGAGATTTTCGGTCCGGTGCTTTCGATCATTCCATACGAAGACGAAGACGACGCGGTGAGAATAGCGAACGACACAGTGTATGGACTGGCGGGCGGTGTGTGGTCTTCGGATGTTGAACGGGCCAAGCGCGTGGCACGGCGGCTTCGCACCGGGCAGGTGGACATCAACGGCGGCAAGTTCAACGTATTCGCGCCGTTCGGCGGCTACAAGCAATCGGGGAACGGGCGCGAGATGGGCAAGTACGGACTGGAGGAGTTCCTGGAAACGAAGTCGCTGCAGTTGTGAGCTTGCAGGGGCGGGCCTCCACGCCCGCCCCTGCGTCGCGCGATTCGAATCACAGCGCCAGTCATTGAGCGAGGGGCGGCCACAACGGGCCGCCCAAAACTTTTAAGGCGGTGTTGAGGGCGCGATGAAAGTTGCGTTTGTTGACAACGTCGTCTGGCCATCGCTACGATCTGATTTTTGATTTCAGCCAAAGATCGATGACCGAGGACAAGGCCTAAACGAAATGCTCAGGCTAAGGAACACGCTCACCCGCAATCAGGAAGAGTTCAAGCCGCTCGAAGGCAATACCGTGCGGATGTACGCCTGCGGGCCGACGGTCTACGACTACGGTCACATCGGCAACTTCAGGACGTTCGTGTCGGTTGATGTGCTGCGCCGCTACCTGAAATATCTCGGGTATCAACTGCAGCACATCATGAACATCACCGACGTCGAAGATAAGATCATTCGCGGGATGCTCGCATCCGGCAAGAGCCTGGAAGAGTACACCGAGTTCTACACTCAAGAATTCTTGAAGGACAGCGATGCGCTCAACATCGAGCGGCCGGAGATGATGCCCTATGCGACGAAGCACCTTCCCCAGATGATCGAAATCATGAAGCGTCTGGCGGATGGCGGGCACACCTACCAGAGCGACGGCTCGTTGTATTTCAGCATCTCGTCGTTCCCCGGCTACGGCAAGCTCTCGGGTCTGAAGCTTGAAGGCAACGTGGCGGGCGCGCGAGTCGACGTCGATGAGTACGAGAAGGCGGACGCTCGCGACTTCGTTTTGTGGAAGGCGGCAAAAGAGGAGGGCGAGCCGCGTTGGCCTTCACCGTTTGGCGAAGGGCGGCCCGGCTGGCACCTCGAATGCTCGGCTATGTCGATGGAGTACCTCGGCGAATCGTTCGACATCCACTGCGGCGGCGTGGATCTGATCTTCCCGCATCACGAAAACGAGATCGCGCAATCGGAAGGCGCGACCGGAAAGCCGTTCGTGCATTTCTGGATTCACACGGAATTCTTGCTTGTCGAAGGCGAGAAGATGGCGAAGTCGAAAGGCAACTACTACACGGTGCGGCATCTCATCGAGCAAGGTCACGAGCCGATGGCGATTCGATACCTGTTGCTCTCGGTTCCCTATCGAACACAGTTGAACTTCACGACCGAGGGCTTGCACGGCGCGAAGACGGCGCTCGAAGGGCTTCGCCGCTTCCGCCGCCGGGTAGCGGACTTTAACGGGGATCGGGGCTCTCACCCGCAAGTGCAGAAACTCATCGAGCAGGCGCGCGACGGTTTCGAAGCGGGTATGAACGATGACCTGAACACTTCGAGGGCGCTCGGGGCCATGTTTGAGTTTCGCCGGGACGCGAACACGGCGATGGACGCAGGCGAGTTCGGCGCCGGCGATCGCGCGGCTGTGCTCGAGTTGCTGGCGCGGATCGACTCGGTGCTGGGCGTGTTGGGCGAAGAGCAGGAAAAGCTTCTCGAACCTGAGATCGAAGGGAAGATCGAAGAGCGCAACTCGGCGCGCCGCAATCGAGACTTCAAAAAAGCCGATCAGATAAGAGTCGATCTCGCCGCGCGCGGCATTATCCTTGAAGACACTCCTCAGGGAACGAAATGGAAGCGCAAGTGAGACCGGGTCCGTTTCGAAATCGAGGCCTTTGGCGGGTCAAAAGGACTAATTCTGTGTGTTCTCTGACAGGGCGGAAGCGAGCCGTCTTGCGAACGCCGCGTGCTCTTCTGAGGCGAGACCGATTTGCAATTCAGCTAGGACTCGAGCGAGGTCACCGCCTAGCAAAGCAGGCACGCACAAACGCAGTCCCACGAAGGTGCGGCTTCTGAGTATGCCATCCGCGTCCGGCGTGATGCGCGTGTAGCGTTCGGCTTCGAGCGCGAACCAGTCTATCTGCCGGTCATAGACGCGCCACACGACATATTCTTCGACTCCATTGCGCCTGTATACGTTCAGCTTGTCGTGAAGATCATAGGCGGCGCTGCTGCTGGCGACCTCCACGATCATTTCGGGCGCGCCTTCGAGATAATCGTCCTCGCTGATGCGGGCTCTCCCGCCCGAGGCTTCGGGGAGCCACAATGCTACATCGGGTTGAGGCTCATTGTCGGGGTCGAGGCGCAGCGTTGCATTGTCTGCGGACTCTATTCCGGGTGTAGCCGCGCAATAGACTGCTACCCAACCCATAATCTGGCCGTGCGGCGTCCCGTGATTTTTCACTCGAACCGGTGACGGCATATAGACGACTCCTTCAATCAGCTCGGCCTTCTTGAGCGATGGCATTGCAACGTAGCGCCGTTCGAACTCCGATCTGGTAAGCCGGTCGCCGTTTTCGAGCGGCGGAGTTCCTGCCTCAACCGCGCCCGGTGGGCGCCGTTGATCCAACACATCGTCATAAGCCTTAGTGCTCATAATGCCTTGCTGCCCTCGAAGCGCCCGTGTGTAGATGCTCGCCCTTGAGCGGATTATATGCCGTCTATGATCTCTTTTCCAATTTCGTTCATCAAGCCCGGGCGCTTGGATTAGGCCATCTGCGGCTCGTGTTGCACGGCTGCCTTACCTTCTTCAACCGGGGTGAGCCAGCCGAACACGTCTTCCGTTTCACCAGCAATGATGTCGAAGAATTGTCTTTGAATCTCAGCCGTAATCGGTCCACGGCGGCCTGTTCCGACTTGAACCTTGTCCACCGAGCGAATCGGCGTGATCTCGGCAGCCGTCCCGGTGAAGAAGACTTCGTCGGCGATGTACAGCATCTCACGCGGGATCGCTCGCTCGAGCACCGGGATTCCCATTCGCTCGCATATTTTGATGACCGAGTCGCGGGTGATACCCGGCAGGATCGTCGAGTAAAGCGGCGGGGTCATCACCGTTCCATTCTTAACCAAAAAAATGTTTTCGCCTGAGCCCTCACTTATGTAGCCTTCCGGGTCGAGCGCGATCCCTTCGACGTAGCCGTTGACCTTCGCTTCCATCTTGATGAGCTGCGAGTTCATGTAATTAGCGCCTGCTTTGGCCATCGAAGGGAGCGTGTTGGGCGCAATGCGCGTCCAGCTCGAAACGCACACGTCGACGCCCTGCTCGAGGGCTTCCGGGCCCAGGTACTTGCCCCATTGCCACGTGCAGATATACGCATCGATGGGGCACGGAAAGGGATCTACTCCGAACGTTCCGTAGCCGCGAATGATGATTGGCCGCAGGTAGCACGCCTCGTACTCGTTGGCTAGAACGAGCTGGCGGCAGGCCTCAAAGATTTCTTCGTATGTAAACGGAACCTGCATCCGGTAAATGTGCGCTGAATTGAACAGCCGTTCGATGTGTGCGTTGAGCCTGAATATCGCCGAGCCGCGTTTGGTGTTGTAACAGCGGATGCCCTCAAAGACAGACGAGCCGTAGTTGACTACGTGAGACATCACGTGGATGGTAGCTTCTTGCCACGGGACCAGCTTGCCGTTGCGCCACACGATCGCGCCGTGTTCCTGCTCAGTTACCATATGGATTCTCCTGCTTTAGGGTGTGATGCGTTAGTGACGCCCGATTGACCGCTGACGCCTTTGGCGGTGACGCCATGTCAGTAGCTATGAAAAGCACGAACCATAATACGAAGCGGCACAACGATGGTCAAGCGAAAGCTAAAACGCGGAAGATCGGATTGATTTCGCGCGCAAGTAAGAATATCTTGTCACCCGGCCGCAGCCCCTCGAGCCGCTTCTGGCGGCGATAACCGGCAAACTTCGGTTTGTCGCCGAGTCGCTGATGAGCCGCAATTTGGACGCTCCGGCAAACTGAAGTTTGCCGGACACTTTCAAAGGAGCGATCTTAAAATGAAATGCCCAGTCTGCAACGCCGAACTTCCGTCGACCGCCAAATTCTGCGGGGGATGTGGAACCACCCTCACGGCTCCCCCACAGCCACCCCCGTTTTCCCCGGAAGCGTCTTACGAACAAGCTCGCCCGATGATGAACCCGCCGCCGAGCTACGGCGGAAACACACCGCCAACGGTTCAGAAAAAGTACAAGGTACTCCGTCTCATTGCGGTGCTGATCAAGGTGTTTGCGTTCATTGCCGGAGCCATCTGCATCATCGGGGCGCTTGTGATGCTTGCGGCGGGCGTGGCTTCGAGCTCGAAGACCAGCGGGTTCGGCGACACCGGACCGGCGGCCCTGTTCGGAGGAGTCGTCGGAGGCCTGCTCATGCTCGTTTACGGCGTATTCGTGTTTGTCTTTCTATACGCGTATTCCGAATGGATGTACGTGTTCATGGACATCGAAGAGAACACCCGCGTGACGAATGAAATGCTTTCGGGAAGGAAATAGAAGCAGGCGGCGGAGGGCAATTGAAAAAAGGGAATTGAAAAATGACAATTGAAAATTAGAAATTGAAAATTGAGGAAAGCCCCGACGACCTCGTTCAATTTGCAGTTTTCATTTTTCAATTTTCATTTTTCAATTCTTAATTCCCGAGGCGCCACTGGTCCGAGTCTAGTGTCCAAACTGAAGCGCCTCCATCACCAGTTCGGTGAGGTACAGCAGGGCTACTCCGGCGAACACCATCACCGAAGTCTTAACGCCGCCTTCGCGATTGTTGACCTCTGGAATCAGGTCTGATGCTGCGACATACAGCGTCACTCCGGCCGACAACGGGAGCACGTGCGCGGACAATGGGCGTGAGTAGACGGCTGTGTCCTCAAACATAAGCACCAGCGTGACACCCACAAGTGTCGCCAACCCAACCAGAAGCGCCGATATTTTCGCGCTGCGATGGCTTCGACCCGCGGCCAGCATCATCGACGCCACAGTGAAGCCCTCTGGAACTTTGTGCAGCAGGATGGCGATGAAGATCAACACTCCAAGCTGCTGACTCACCAGCGACGCCACGGCTATCGAGACGCCGTCGAAAAACGTATGCACCATCAGCGCGCTCACCCCGGCCATCGCCGCGTGCTGCTCGAGCATCGCTTCCTCGTGAGTCTCTTCGCCGAAATGAAAATGCGGCGCGACCGTGTGCTCCACGAATTGGATGAGGAGATAGCCAGCCAGCAGCCACATCATAGGAACGAGCGCTGAGCCTGCCCATTGCTCGATCGCTTCGGGGATCATCTTAAGGAAGACCGCGGCCAGCATGAATCCGGCGCCTAGCGCGATCAAGTATCGTAGCGCGGCCTGTCCGAGCCTGTGCGATGAGACTAAAAGCCCGCCCAACAGGTTCGCAGCCGCGGCCGCAAGCCCGTAGCAAATTATGGTCAGCGTGGTTCTGCCCATTGGCGTCGTGTCCGCTTCGCTCAGTAAAGTTCGGCACTATAACATAGTCTTGCGCGGCTCGCGGAACTAAACTCCATCAGACGCTAGACGCTGCGCCAGAGGCTCGCCCGCACACCCCGCCAAACGGCCACAACCTCTTATCGTTAAATAATTTCACGCTTGACACACCCTGGCATCTGACGTACCATACGGCGGCAATAGTGGAGCGGAGTGGAGCGGAGTGGAATAGAAACTAAGAGGATGGGAGCGAAGCCGGTTGGATGCTCAGAGGACACTACACTGTCAGGATGGA from Acidobacteriota bacterium includes:
- a CDS encoding aldehyde dehydrogenase family protein, with protein sequence MSVHDKLYVNGGWAEPAGKGMLDVINSTTEEVMGRVPEGSPEDINRAVAAARAAFDSWSATSAAERAGFLGKISAGLAARQNEIAAIIASEVGMPLPLATMVQAGMPAMVMGSYAKLLADYSFEEQVGNSLVVKEPVGVVGCITPWNYPLHQVVAKVAPALAAGCTVVLKPSEVAPLTAFILAEIVDDAGLPAGVFNLVTGLGPVVGEALASHPDVDMISFTGSTRAGKRVSELASQTVKRVALELGGKSANIILDDADFEKAVRGGVSNCYFNSGQTCSAQTRMLVPRERHDEAVGIAKEAAESFTVGDPREGKAKLGPLVSEVQRDRVRGYIKKGLDEGATLVTGGPEAPEGLDKGYFIRPTVFANVSNDMTIAREEIFGPVLSIIPYEDEDDAVRIANDTVYGLAGGVWSSDVERAKRVARRLRTGQVDINGGKFNVFAPFGGYKQSGNGREMGKYGLEEFLETKSLQL
- the cysS gene encoding cysteine--tRNA ligase; the protein is MLRLRNTLTRNQEEFKPLEGNTVRMYACGPTVYDYGHIGNFRTFVSVDVLRRYLKYLGYQLQHIMNITDVEDKIIRGMLASGKSLEEYTEFYTQEFLKDSDALNIERPEMMPYATKHLPQMIEIMKRLADGGHTYQSDGSLYFSISSFPGYGKLSGLKLEGNVAGARVDVDEYEKADARDFVLWKAAKEEGEPRWPSPFGEGRPGWHLECSAMSMEYLGESFDIHCGGVDLIFPHHENEIAQSEGATGKPFVHFWIHTEFLLVEGEKMAKSKGNYYTVRHLIEQGHEPMAIRYLLLSVPYRTQLNFTTEGLHGAKTALEGLRRFRRRVADFNGDRGSHPQVQKLIEQARDGFEAGMNDDLNTSRALGAMFEFRRDANTAMDAGEFGAGDRAAVLELLARIDSVLGVLGEEQEKLLEPEIEGKIEERNSARRNRDFKKADQIRVDLAARGIILEDTPQGTKWKRK
- a CDS encoding Uma2 family endonuclease; translated protein: MSTKAYDDVLDQRRPPGAVEAGTPPLENGDRLTRSEFERRYVAMPSLKKAELIEGVVYMPSPVRVKNHGTPHGQIMGWVAVYCAATPGIESADNATLRLDPDNEPQPDVALWLPEASGGRARISEDDYLEGAPEMIVEVASSSAAYDLHDKLNVYRRNGVEEYVVWRVYDRQIDWFALEAERYTRITPDADGILRSRTFVGLRLCVPALLGGDLARVLAELQIGLASEEHAAFARRLASALSENTQN
- a CDS encoding branched-chain amino acid transaminase, encoding MVTEQEHGAIVWRNGKLVPWQEATIHVMSHVVNYGSSVFEGIRCYNTKRGSAIFRLNAHIERLFNSAHIYRMQVPFTYEEIFEACRQLVLANEYEACYLRPIIIRGYGTFGVDPFPCPIDAYICTWQWGKYLGPEALEQGVDVCVSSWTRIAPNTLPSMAKAGANYMNSQLIKMEAKVNGYVEGIALDPEGYISEGSGENIFLVKNGTVMTPPLYSTILPGITRDSVIKICERMGIPVLERAIPREMLYIADEVFFTGTAAEITPIRSVDKVQVGTGRRGPITAEIQRQFFDIIAGETEDVFGWLTPVEEGKAAVQHEPQMA
- a CDS encoding zinc ribbon domain-containing protein → MKCPVCNAELPSTAKFCGGCGTTLTAPPQPPPFSPEASYEQARPMMNPPPSYGGNTPPTVQKKYKVLRLIAVLIKVFAFIAGAICIIGALVMLAAGVASSSKTSGFGDTGPAALFGGVVGGLLMLVYGVFVFVFLYAYSEWMYVFMDIEENTRVTNEMLSGRK
- a CDS encoding ZIP family metal transporter, which codes for MGRTTLTIICYGLAAAAANLLGGLLVSSHRLGQAALRYLIALGAGFMLAAVFLKMIPEAIEQWAGSALVPMMWLLAGYLLIQFVEHTVAPHFHFGEETHEEAMLEQHAAMAGVSALMVHTFFDGVSIAVASLVSQQLGVLIFIAILLHKVPEGFTVASMMLAAGRSHRSAKISALLVGLATLVGVTLVLMFEDTAVYSRPLSAHVLPLSAGVTLYVAASDLIPEVNNREGGVKTSVMVFAGVALLYLTELVMEALQFGH